One stretch of Chryseobacterium fluminis DNA includes these proteins:
- a CDS encoding leucine-rich repeat domain-containing protein yields MTTREKLKKYFEAGDKPTQQEFYEWLDSYWHKEDAIPQDSLNILYTHVNPENYWQDSTLLTTPVLCLTVPEQIKSIAIGSFAYDTKTEQIVEVVFNDGLEIIGMFSFYGQNIRHIKTPPNLKSVEPGVFQNQEYYGGAYARLEKITLNEGLINIASDAFNIPKATFIRDLYIPSSVTTVSSNGLAIASLETVSAPAGLNLSTSGIPANAVITYR; encoded by the coding sequence ATGACAACAAGAGAAAAACTAAAAAAATATTTTGAGGCCGGAGATAAGCCTACCCAACAGGAATTTTACGAATGGCTGGATTCTTACTGGCATAAGGAAGACGCGATTCCTCAGGACTCGCTTAACATTTTATACACGCATGTAAATCCCGAAAATTATTGGCAGGATTCAACCCTATTAACTACACCGGTTTTATGCCTTACCGTTCCTGAACAGATCAAGTCAATAGCAATTGGATCTTTTGCTTATGATACCAAAACAGAACAGATTGTGGAAGTTGTTTTTAACGACGGGTTGGAAATAATAGGAATGTTTTCATTTTACGGACAGAATATCAGGCATATTAAAACGCCCCCCAATCTAAAATCTGTTGAACCCGGTGTTTTTCAGAATCAGGAATATTATGGAGGTGCTTATGCAAGACTGGAAAAAATAACACTCAACGAAGGATTGATCAATATTGCAAGTGATGCATTCAATATTCCCAAAGCCACATTTATAAGGGATTTGTACATTCCTTCATCGGTTACCACCGTAAGTTCTAATGGTCTTGCCATTGCTTCGTTGGAGACGGTTTCTGCACCTGCGGGTTTAAATCTGAGTACTTCAGGTATTCCCGCTAATGCTGTGATTACTTATCGATAA
- a CDS encoding helix-turn-helix transcriptional regulator, with protein sequence MKKDFYLTRYALIIKRLESSPATYSQLEDYLLNSFEFQDAGIKSYSIRTLQRDIREISDLFNLSIHNKKKGDNRYYIESRPIMEVDEYNQKLLESFQVSNALNLHPDFSNFIFFENRKPTGVDHFYDLFFAIRNRRIVSFEHYNYKNKLMTSRKVHPLALKESKGRWYLIAIDTKDEMLKSFGLDRINYLDVDKNKFREKYKYNLREHFKNAFGVMNLAEQKPQQIVIKCSKHQGEYIKSFPLHQSQKETKETLTETFFEFFLHPTYDFMQEILSYGKEVQVLEPKGLVDDIRNHLQESLNKYFEN encoded by the coding sequence ATGAAAAAAGATTTTTACCTGACCAGATATGCCTTAATCATAAAAAGATTAGAAAGTTCTCCGGCTACCTATTCGCAGCTGGAGGACTATCTGCTCAACTCTTTTGAATTTCAGGATGCGGGCATCAAGAGTTACTCGATCCGCACGCTGCAGAGGGATATCCGGGAAATTTCTGATCTTTTTAATCTTTCCATTCATAATAAAAAAAAGGGCGATAACCGGTATTATATCGAAAGCCGGCCCATCATGGAAGTAGACGAATACAACCAAAAATTATTGGAATCTTTCCAGGTGAGCAATGCTTTAAATCTTCATCCGGATTTTTCAAACTTTATCTTTTTTGAAAACCGGAAACCTACGGGAGTAGATCATTTTTATGATCTTTTCTTTGCGATCCGTAATAGAAGAATTGTCAGCTTCGAGCATTATAATTATAAAAATAAACTGATGACCTCACGAAAAGTTCATCCGCTGGCTTTAAAAGAATCTAAAGGACGGTGGTATCTTATTGCCATCGATACTAAGGATGAAATGCTGAAATCTTTCGGACTCGACAGAATCAATTATCTGGATGTCGATAAAAACAAATTCCGCGAAAAATACAAATACAACCTTAGAGAACATTTTAAAAATGCTTTCGGAGTGATGAACCTTGCCGAACAGAAACCTCAGCAGATTGTTATCAAATGCAGTAAACATCAGGGAGAATATATTAAAAGCTTCCCACTTCACCAATCTCAGAAAGAAACCAAAGAAACCCTTACAGAAACTTTTTTCGAATTTTTTCTCCATCCGACTTATGACTTTATGCAGGAAATCCTTTCTTATGGAAAAGAAGTACAGGTTTTGGAACCAAAAGGTTTAGTGGATGACATCCGCAATCACCTGCAGGAATCCCTGAACAAATATTTTGAAAATTAA
- a CDS encoding energy transducer TonB, with protein MKSLFLYFFCWIPFFCFSQQAEEFKNVKNYYNQHRVLLNNEFRKKYDGEPNMLNKDAIKRDFVFFMKKMDSIENTALVGALLKVKNLEDLSNIRNKTARLPEPTSDITSSEGQMAEYPGGMNTLRQQVANLFYIEGVHSEMKTAKALVAFIVEKDGTISNVQASGDNFTFNRQAEIALYSVPQKFTPAVFNGESVRYRFKLPLTMTIE; from the coding sequence GTGAAATCTCTGTTTCTTTACTTTTTTTGTTGGATCCCCTTTTTCTGTTTTTCTCAGCAGGCAGAAGAATTTAAGAATGTAAAGAACTATTACAACCAGCATCGCGTACTGCTTAATAACGAATTTCGAAAGAAATATGACGGTGAGCCCAATATGTTGAATAAAGATGCCATAAAAAGAGATTTTGTCTTTTTTATGAAGAAAATGGACAGTATCGAAAATACGGCATTAGTAGGTGCTTTACTGAAGGTTAAAAATCTGGAAGATCTTAGCAACATCAGGAATAAAACAGCAAGGCTTCCTGAACCGACCTCAGACATCACCTCATCCGAAGGTCAGATGGCTGAATATCCCGGCGGCATGAACACCCTGAGACAACAAGTCGCTAATCTTTTTTATATCGAAGGGGTACATTCCGAAATGAAGACCGCAAAAGCTCTTGTAGCCTTTATTGTAGAAAAAGACGGGACCATCAGCAATGTACAGGCGTCAGGAGATAATTTTACTTTTAACAGACAGGCAGAAATTGCTTTATATTCCGTTCCCCAAAAATTTACTCCTGCTGTTTTTAACGGGGAATCTGTACGATATCGTTTCAAACTTCCTTTAACGATGACTATTGAATAA
- a CDS encoding nucleoside deaminase, whose translation MFTDEYYMKMALQEAETALEKDEVPIGCIVVSNNRVIARAHNLTETLNDVTAHAEMQAITSAANFLGGKYLISCTLYVTMEPCVMCSGALSWSQISKVVIGARDEQRGFINKHLSLHPKTEIITGIMENECSAIVKDFFRSKR comes from the coding sequence ATGTTTACAGATGAATATTACATGAAAATGGCTCTGCAGGAAGCCGAAACTGCTCTTGAAAAAGATGAGGTTCCCATCGGATGTATTGTCGTTTCCAATAACCGTGTGATTGCCAGAGCCCATAATCTTACAGAAACCCTGAATGATGTCACTGCCCATGCCGAGATGCAGGCCATAACGTCAGCAGCTAATTTTCTGGGTGGAAAATATCTGATCAGCTGCACCCTGTATGTTACCATGGAACCTTGCGTGATGTGTTCCGGGGCACTTTCGTGGTCTCAGATATCAAAGGTAGTCATTGGAGCCCGCGATGAGCAAAGAGGATTCATCAATAAACACCTTTCCTTACATCCCAAAACAGAAATCATTACCGGAATTATGGAAAATGAATGTTCAGCGATTGTAAAAGATTTTTTTAGGTCAAAGCGTTAA
- a CDS encoding GNAT family N-acetyltransferase, with translation MKNFPKIETERLILSELREEDLYLIVEYLQEKIFSELTTNIPYPYRKEDAEFWLKISKETFAANKGFTFAIRNKNEQIIGAIGLHDEGSDKAEIGYWLAKPFWNNGYVTEAATAVIDFGFKELGFNKIYATHFPHNPASGKIMQKIGMEQEAVLKQHLKKDGKYYDIPMYSVFRDKD, from the coding sequence ATGAAAAATTTCCCTAAAATAGAAACGGAAAGATTAATTCTTTCTGAACTGAGAGAAGAAGATCTTTATTTGATTGTTGAATATCTTCAGGAAAAAATTTTTTCGGAGCTCACAACCAACATTCCTTATCCTTACCGAAAGGAAGACGCTGAGTTCTGGCTTAAAATTTCAAAAGAAACATTTGCGGCAAACAAAGGATTTACTTTCGCTATCAGGAATAAAAATGAGCAGATCATCGGGGCGATCGGCCTTCATGATGAAGGTTCTGATAAAGCTGAAATAGGATACTGGCTGGCAAAACCATTCTGGAATAACGGATATGTAACCGAAGCGGCAACAGCAGTCATTGATTTCGGGTTTAAAGAGCTGGGCTTTAATAAGATTTACGCCACTCATTTTCCTCACAACCCGGCTTCCGGAAAGATCATGCAGAAAATAGGAATGGAACAGGAGGCTGTTTTGAAACAACATCTCAAGAAAGACGGCAAATACTATGATATTCCGATGTATTCTGTTTTCAGGGATAAAGATTAA
- a CDS encoding type III pantothenate kinase, with protein MNSIVINVGNSNIRFGLFDDDNCDISWVINTKPYRTADELYVQMLMLYQTYKVEPENIDRVIIGSVVPQLTKVMSAAIRKIHSINPVIVDSTTPSVVKAKSKSRGTDIYANLVAAHMLYPGRKKIVLDFGTALTASCISETGESLGVIIAPGIITALNSLISQTAQLPEIELKKPETVLGLDTVSCMQSGMVYGFLGMVEGFVDRINDEVNDDCFVIATGGVSHVYKPLTDKIHLMDRLHTLKGLYFLGKDL; from the coding sequence ATGAATTCAATCGTAATCAACGTAGGAAACAGCAATATCAGATTTGGTCTTTTTGATGATGACAATTGTGATATATCCTGGGTCATCAATACAAAACCGTACAGAACCGCAGACGAATTATATGTGCAGATGCTCATGCTGTACCAGACCTATAAAGTTGAACCGGAAAACATTGACAGAGTAATCATCGGCTCTGTGGTCCCTCAGCTTACAAAAGTAATGAGTGCGGCAATAAGGAAAATTCATAGCATAAATCCGGTAATTGTTGACAGTACGACACCGTCTGTCGTTAAGGCAAAATCAAAGTCGAGAGGAACCGATATTTATGCCAATCTGGTAGCTGCACACATGCTTTATCCGGGAAGAAAGAAGATTGTTCTCGATTTTGGAACAGCACTTACAGCCAGCTGCATTTCGGAAACCGGAGAATCCCTGGGTGTCATTATTGCCCCTGGAATTATTACAGCGCTGAATTCTCTCATCAGTCAGACCGCCCAACTCCCTGAAATTGAATTAAAAAAACCGGAAACCGTATTAGGATTAGATACCGTAAGCTGTATGCAAAGCGGGATGGTATACGGCTTTTTAGGAATGGTAGAAGGATTTGTCGACAGAATTAATGATGAGGTGAATGATGACTGTTTCGTCATCGCTACCGGTGGAGTTTCCCATGTCTATAAACCATTAACGGATAAAATTCATTTAATGGACCGGCTGCACACCTTAAAAGGGCTCTATTTTTTAGGGAAAGATCTATAA
- a CDS encoding M1 family metallopeptidase, whose translation MKKSVAIIFAFIISQFQAQQGAYYQQSAKYRMDIDVNAEKFTYQGNQTLEYTNNSPDELNVVYFHLYWNAFKPNSMMDQRVAAQGKNGDSRLQKDGISRLASIPKNEEGAQNIHWLKQNGKAVKFEVQETVMKVYLAEPIKPNSTTTFTMEWDAVIPQQIRRSGRNNREGVDMTMTQWYPKIAEYDYDGWATFDYIGREFHAPFSDFDVTIKIDKDYVIGAGGILENPAEVKGYNTNAKIKAEKNKKATWKWTAKNILDFAWSADRDYIVKSFDVPQGPKVFFVYQPNDKTKVWEEAQPYVTKYFQIMNSHFGKYAYPTYAFIQGGDGGMEYGMCTMILGESKDIKDLMGLMAHEGSHSWYQQMLATNEPMRPWMDEGFTSYAESFVMHQLFPEKLPNPFTDKLNAYRSFIKKGIEEPAIWFGDHHDNGTSYSYASYVKGELYLVQLGYIMGEQNLSETLKQYYDQWSLKHPSDRDFLHIAQKVSGMDLKWFHNYWIYTTKTIDYGIKEVKYEAKSTTVTLVNNGQVPMPIDFSVLTKDKKVVTYQIPLNMTHTWKTKDGYGDFKTMLYWPWTQKEYVITVPYTKDQLSVLGIDFSQRIADVNPADNFVEVK comes from the coding sequence ATGAAAAAATCGGTTGCAATCATTTTTGCGTTTATCATTTCTCAGTTTCAGGCTCAGCAGGGAGCTTACTATCAGCAGAGTGCGAAGTACAGGATGGATATTGATGTGAACGCTGAAAAATTTACTTACCAGGGAAATCAGACTTTAGAATACACCAACAACTCACCGGATGAACTGAATGTGGTTTATTTTCATCTGTACTGGAATGCTTTTAAGCCTAATTCTATGATGGATCAGAGAGTAGCCGCCCAGGGAAAAAACGGAGACTCCAGATTACAGAAAGACGGTATTTCGAGGTTAGCTTCGATTCCGAAAAATGAAGAAGGGGCCCAAAACATTCACTGGCTTAAACAGAATGGTAAAGCGGTAAAGTTTGAGGTTCAGGAGACCGTGATGAAAGTATATCTGGCAGAACCTATTAAACCTAATTCCACAACGACTTTTACCATGGAATGGGATGCCGTGATTCCTCAGCAGATCAGAAGAAGCGGAAGAAACAACAGAGAAGGCGTTGATATGACCATGACCCAATGGTATCCGAAAATTGCAGAATATGATTATGATGGCTGGGCAACCTTCGACTATATCGGAAGAGAATTTCATGCTCCGTTTTCAGATTTCGACGTAACTATTAAAATTGACAAAGACTATGTCATCGGAGCCGGAGGGATTCTTGAAAACCCCGCAGAAGTAAAAGGTTATAATACCAATGCAAAAATTAAAGCTGAAAAAAATAAAAAAGCAACCTGGAAATGGACTGCTAAAAATATTCTGGACTTTGCCTGGAGTGCAGATCGGGATTATATTGTAAAAAGTTTTGATGTTCCGCAGGGACCTAAAGTTTTCTTCGTGTATCAACCCAATGATAAAACTAAAGTTTGGGAAGAAGCCCAACCTTACGTGACGAAATATTTCCAGATCATGAATTCTCATTTCGGAAAATACGCCTATCCTACCTATGCATTTATTCAAGGCGGAGACGGTGGCATGGAATACGGCATGTGTACAATGATTCTGGGTGAATCCAAAGATATTAAAGATTTAATGGGGTTAATGGCTCATGAAGGCTCTCATTCCTGGTACCAGCAGATGCTGGCTACCAATGAACCGATGCGCCCGTGGATGGATGAAGGCTTTACCAGCTACGCCGAAAGCTTTGTGATGCATCAGCTTTTTCCGGAAAAACTTCCGAATCCGTTTACCGATAAATTGAATGCCTACAGAAGTTTTATCAAAAAAGGAATTGAGGAGCCTGCCATATGGTTCGGCGACCATCATGATAACGGAACTTCATATTCATATGCTTCTTATGTAAAGGGAGAATTGTATCTGGTGCAGTTGGGATACATTATGGGGGAGCAGAATTTATCGGAGACCCTGAAGCAATACTATGATCAATGGAGCCTGAAACATCCTTCGGACAGAGACTTTTTACATATTGCCCAAAAAGTTTCCGGAATGGATCTGAAATGGTTTCATAATTACTGGATCTATACCACAAAAACAATCGATTATGGAATCAAAGAGGTGAAGTATGAAGCAAAATCTACCACTGTTACTTTAGTGAACAACGGTCAGGTGCCAATGCCCATCGACTTCAGTGTACTGACCAAAGATAAAAAAGTGGTCACCTACCAGATTCCGTTAAATATGACCCATACCTGGAAAACAAAAGACGGGTACGGAGATTTTAAAACAATGCTTTACTGGCCGTGGACACAGAAAGAATATGTAATAACGGTGCCTTACACAAAAGATCAATTGTCTGTTTTAGGAATTGATTTCAGCCAGAGAATAGCAGATGTTAATCCGGCGGATAATTTTGTTGAAGTGAAATAA
- a CDS encoding DUF6909 family protein, giving the protein MTNSRARETTEAIERLYISMRHLFYRGFFKPSGVSGESIRSLLKTINPEIYGTMSVPGKLELNGLMYVLDRLPEGIEECAFIHLTSDEGFDKGSFEPIVPKKRRRNCYRIDEHQMNIEVLLGRSEIYDILTHLTFLFIEADKIRNLAFNQEENWKPTRAFKIIEEVVKGEKKFSRKEKEVALIHLSSLIGRTFEETLNAYNTFGDDSNPDRLFKIIYNLGKVSLEDAKQTREREIHFSAILKERVGHHYFGEKWADKVKEVLFENNLHMRPLHIISANMHSVKNMLYANDALKKKDTKEVDYKLYGEISDKKELRDKVSKYALEEGLIYINDKSGSNIDVQIIDLSKTNLKNTPFSGIKYDGDDVIMVFDYAFGEQAYEVMDELLRPYEHKSEVYMMKVKSVSIMGKAGILAGGKGDIMIPTSHIFEGTADNYPFENALKLEDFDDDELKAFEGPMITVLGTSLQNRDILSYFMNTSWKAIGLEMEGAHYQKAIQVASKIRHHISPDLFVMYAYYASDNPLETGSTLSSGGLGLTGVKPTYLITLRILEKILRSGNKEIAVKK; this is encoded by the coding sequence ATGACAAATTCTAGAGCAAGAGAAACTACCGAGGCCATTGAAAGACTATACATATCTATGAGACACCTGTTTTATAGAGGTTTTTTCAAGCCGAGCGGAGTTTCCGGAGAAAGCATTAGAAGTTTGTTAAAGACGATCAATCCGGAAATTTACGGTACCATGAGTGTTCCAGGCAAGCTGGAATTGAATGGTTTGATGTATGTTTTAGACAGACTTCCAGAAGGCATTGAAGAATGTGCTTTTATTCATCTTACATCAGATGAAGGTTTTGATAAGGGAAGTTTCGAACCTATTGTACCTAAAAAGAGAAGAAGAAACTGTTACAGAATAGATGAACATCAAATGAATATTGAGGTTCTTTTAGGACGTTCTGAAATTTATGATATTCTTACGCACCTTACCTTCTTATTTATAGAGGCTGATAAGATCAGAAACCTGGCTTTCAACCAGGAAGAAAACTGGAAACCTACGCGGGCTTTTAAAATTATTGAAGAAGTGGTGAAAGGGGAAAAGAAATTCAGCAGAAAAGAAAAAGAGGTCGCTTTGATTCATTTGTCTTCTTTAATCGGAAGGACTTTTGAAGAAACACTAAATGCCTACAATACTTTCGGTGATGACAGCAACCCGGACCGTTTATTTAAGATAATCTACAACTTAGGAAAAGTAAGTCTGGAAGATGCTAAACAGACAAGGGAAAGAGAAATTCATTTCAGTGCCATATTAAAAGAAAGAGTGGGGCATCATTATTTCGGTGAAAAATGGGCAGATAAAGTGAAAGAAGTTTTATTTGAAAATAATCTTCACATGCGCCCGCTGCATATTATTTCCGCCAATATGCACTCGGTGAAAAATATGTTATATGCCAACGATGCCTTAAAGAAAAAAGACACGAAAGAGGTAGATTATAAACTCTACGGAGAGATTTCTGATAAAAAAGAACTCCGGGATAAAGTTTCTAAATACGCGCTGGAGGAAGGTTTGATTTATATTAATGATAAAAGTGGAAGTAATATTGATGTTCAGATCATTGATTTAAGTAAAACGAATCTTAAAAATACGCCGTTCAGCGGTATAAAATATGACGGAGACGATGTGATTATGGTTTTCGATTATGCTTTTGGCGAACAGGCTTACGAGGTAATGGACGAACTATTAAGACCTTATGAGCATAAAAGCGAGGTTTATATGATGAAAGTAAAATCTGTCTCCATTATGGGTAAAGCCGGGATTCTGGCTGGCGGAAAGGGAGACATCATGATTCCTACATCTCATATTTTTGAAGGTACCGCAGACAACTACCCTTTTGAAAATGCTTTAAAGCTGGAAGATTTTGATGATGATGAATTAAAAGCTTTTGAAGGCCCGATGATCACTGTTTTAGGCACCTCACTTCAAAACAGAGACATCCTCTCCTATTTTATGAATACTTCCTGGAAGGCAATCGGACTTGAAATGGAAGGTGCACATTACCAGAAAGCCATTCAGGTAGCCTCTAAAATCAGACATCATATTTCACCGGATCTATTCGTAATGTATGCCTATTATGCTTCGGATAATCCTTTGGAAACAGGAAGCACACTTTCTTCAGGAGGTTTGGGGCTTACTGGTGTAAAACCGACTTACCTGATCACGTTAAGAATCCTTGAAAAGATCCTTCGCAGCGGAAATAAAGAAATTGCCGTTAAAAAATAA
- a CDS encoding glutamine synthetase III family protein: protein MSTLRFKALETLPFKDFRKDNSIEVPVKLSELFCQNVFSEETMREYLTKEAFQSILDAMKKGTKIQRHIADQVAVAMKDWAMSKGVTHYTHWFQPLTGTTAEKHDSFFTPIEGGRAIERFSGNLLIQQEPDASSFPNGGIRNTFEARGYTAWDPTSPAFIMGTTLCIPSIFISYTGETLDYKAPLLRALNAVDEAATQVMQYFDKNVTKVTPTLGWEQEYFLVDSALFQSRPDLVLTGKTLLGHSPAKGQQLDDHYFGSIPTRVMNFMKELEIECMKLGIPVTTRHNEVAPNQFELAPMFEEVNVAVDHNSLLMDIMARIAHRHHFHILFHEKPFAGVNGSGKHNNWSLATDTGENLLSPGKNPKKNLQFLTFFVNTIKAVHEYADLLRASIASASNDHRLGANEAPPAIISVFIGSQLFRVLEELEKVTEGKLSPDEKTDLKLNVVGKIPEILLDNTDRNRTSPFAFTGNKFEIRAVGSSANCAESMTVMNTIAAKQLNDFKKEVDALIEKGLKKDEAIFNVLREYIKQCKNIMFEGDGYSDDWALEAEKRGLNNLKTTPEALKQEMDQKFVDLYEEMGIFNHREVEARNEIKLEKYSTVIDIEARVLSDIARNHIIPSALKYQNRLIENVKGLKEIFGDQEFRTLAKEQMSLISHISENVSKIKLGVEDLIQARETAKAVSESQEQAEAYCNEVKPLFDIIREASDDLEMMVDDELWPMTKYREMLFTK from the coding sequence ATGTCAACTTTAAGATTCAAAGCGTTAGAAACTTTACCATTCAAGGACTTTAGAAAGGATAATTCTATTGAAGTTCCTGTAAAATTGTCAGAATTATTCTGTCAGAATGTTTTCTCGGAAGAAACCATGAGAGAATATTTAACGAAAGAAGCATTCCAGTCTATTCTGGATGCTATGAAAAAGGGAACTAAAATCCAGAGACACATTGCAGACCAGGTAGCAGTGGCTATGAAAGACTGGGCAATGAGCAAAGGAGTAACACACTATACTCACTGGTTTCAGCCTTTGACAGGAACGACAGCAGAAAAGCACGATTCTTTCTTTACGCCGATAGAAGGGGGCAGAGCCATTGAAAGATTCAGCGGAAACTTACTGATTCAGCAGGAACCGGATGCATCTTCCTTCCCGAACGGTGGGATCAGAAACACATTTGAAGCAAGAGGTTATACAGCCTGGGATCCTACATCTCCGGCATTTATTATGGGAACTACATTGTGTATTCCTTCTATTTTTATCTCTTATACAGGAGAAACACTGGATTATAAAGCACCTCTTCTGAGAGCTTTGAACGCGGTAGACGAAGCGGCAACCCAGGTGATGCAGTATTTCGATAAAAACGTAACGAAAGTAACGCCTACTTTAGGGTGGGAACAAGAATATTTCCTGGTGGATTCAGCATTATTCCAGTCTCGTCCGGATCTCGTGCTTACCGGGAAAACTTTGCTGGGACACTCTCCTGCTAAAGGACAGCAGTTAGACGATCACTATTTCGGTTCTATTCCTACAAGAGTCATGAATTTCATGAAAGAGCTGGAAATCGAATGTATGAAATTGGGTATTCCGGTAACAACAAGACACAACGAGGTGGCTCCTAACCAATTTGAGCTGGCTCCGATGTTTGAGGAAGTAAATGTAGCTGTAGACCACAATTCTCTTTTGATGGATATTATGGCAAGAATTGCGCACAGACATCATTTCCATATTTTATTCCACGAAAAACCATTCGCAGGAGTAAACGGAAGCGGGAAACACAACAACTGGTCTTTAGCAACGGATACAGGTGAAAACCTTTTAAGCCCGGGGAAAAATCCTAAGAAAAACTTACAGTTCTTAACATTCTTTGTAAATACCATTAAAGCGGTTCACGAATATGCCGATCTTTTAAGAGCAAGTATCGCTTCTGCGAGCAACGACCACAGATTAGGGGCCAACGAAGCACCACCGGCAATTATTTCGGTATTTATCGGAAGTCAGTTGTTCAGAGTGTTGGAAGAGCTTGAAAAAGTAACGGAAGGAAAGCTTTCACCGGACGAAAAAACAGATTTAAAATTAAATGTAGTTGGAAAAATTCCTGAAATCCTGTTGGACAACACCGACAGAAACAGAACTTCTCCATTTGCGTTTACAGGAAATAAATTTGAGATCAGAGCGGTAGGTTCTTCTGCCAACTGTGCAGAATCGATGACGGTAATGAATACCATCGCTGCAAAACAGTTAAACGATTTCAAAAAAGAAGTTGATGCTTTAATTGAGAAAGGGCTTAAAAAAGATGAAGCCATTTTCAATGTATTGAGAGAATACATCAAGCAGTGTAAAAACATCATGTTTGAAGGAGACGGATATTCTGATGACTGGGCTCTGGAAGCTGAAAAAAGAGGGTTAAACAATCTGAAAACCACTCCTGAAGCGCTTAAGCAGGAAATGGATCAGAAATTCGTTGACTTATACGAAGAGATGGGAATTTTTAACCACAGAGAAGTTGAAGCCAGAAACGAAATCAAATTAGAAAAATATTCTACAGTTATTGATATTGAAGCAAGAGTTTTAAGTGATATCGCAAGAAACCACATTATTCCTTCTGCTTTAAAGTATCAGAACAGATTAATTGAAAACGTAAAAGGTCTTAAGGAAATTTTCGGAGATCAAGAATTCAGGACTTTGGCGAAAGAGCAGATGAGCTTAATTTCCCATATTTCTGAAAATGTTTCTAAAATTAAATTAGGGGTTGAAGATCTTATTCAAGCCAGAGAAACCGCAAAAGCTGTATCTGAAAGTCAGGAGCAGGCAGAAGCATACTGTAACGAAGTAAAACCTTTATTTGATATCATCAGAGAGGCGTCCGACGATCTTGAAATGATGGTGGATGATGAGCTTTGGCCGATGACAAAATACAGAGAAATGTTGTTTACAAAATAA
- a CDS encoding prephenate dehydratase encodes MKKNTIRIKSIQYLTGFILFVSLLLCACISNKSFYTKKIACLGPMGSFTHQAAGKKFPSQILVFQNSIEDCFVSVRSGSVEKAVVPLKNSIGGVVLATERALKEFSDLKIEDSVELPISQNLMIVPGTVAVRKIYSHPQALRQSRHFLDSLYPVIPRIEYSSTSAAAKWVSEHPEEKAAAIANSEAAKLYKLKVIYTDIQDDKNNKTKFIIISKK; translated from the coding sequence ATGAAAAAAAACACAATAAGAATTAAATCAATACAGTATCTAACAGGATTTATCCTGTTTGTAAGTCTTCTTCTCTGCGCATGTATATCAAACAAAAGTTTTTATACAAAAAAAATAGCTTGCCTGGGCCCTATGGGATCGTTCACTCATCAGGCAGCAGGAAAGAAATTTCCATCACAAATTTTGGTTTTTCAAAACAGCATTGAAGATTGTTTTGTTTCTGTACGTTCAGGAAGCGTGGAAAAAGCAGTTGTTCCTTTAAAAAATTCAATAGGAGGCGTCGTTTTAGCCACTGAAAGGGCACTGAAAGAATTTTCAGATTTAAAGATAGAAGATTCGGTAGAACTCCCGATATCTCAAAACTTAATGATTGTTCCCGGCACAGTAGCTGTTAGAAAGATCTATTCTCATCCACAGGCTCTAAGGCAGTCAAGACACTTTCTTGACAGCCTTTATCCCGTTATTCCCAGAATAGAATATTCTTCTACTTCCGCAGCGGCGAAATGGGTGTCAGAACATCCCGAAGAAAAAGCGGCGGCAATTGCCAATTCCGAAGCAGCAAAATTATACAAACTGAAAGTTATTTACACAGATATTCAGGATGATAAAAATAATAAAACCAAGTTTATAATTATTTCTAAAAAATAA